TGGATCGCGCAGTAAGGTTGTAATATCTCGGAACAGAATTCCTGGTTTAGGAAAATCGGGAATCTCACGAATGAGGGATTTCAGATCCATAAAATTGCGAGTAAGAATTGAGGGTGCAGTCGGCAACTATTGTTTAATTGAACCTGAAATTGGCTGCGATCGCTTGAATAAGCTTTTTGGAGCGTCAATCATTCAGCTCAGTTGCCTCAGAAATCGTACAATGAAAGTTTGTAAAGTTTTGGTTGATTCTAAACATTTGGAGTTGTTATTCGCTGGGTTCGAATAATCTAAGTAGAGTTGGGGAATGATAGAAATTGGCAGATCCCCGATGCTCTGAGTGCAAAGTTCTAAACTATCGGTAGGTTGCTGCTGATATCTCACCCCCTAAGGTCTAGCAAGCTGGAATGAATGTGTCTGTGAGCGTAATGCCGTCAACGAGTCTATCCGCCCCGTCAGCTCCTTTATTCTTGGAGAATCTACCCGATCCAGACTTAAGCGCTGGCGTTTGTCCCCGTCGAGCTCGCTTAGAAATTGACCTAATGCTTTTGGCAATTGAAGCGCTGGACTTAGGGGGCTCTGAAGCGATTTTGTCAGTGGCAAAGGAGTTGGAACTCCAGGGGATTATTAAGAATCGGGTCGCTTTGTGGCGCATACGCAGCACTAACCCCCTTCGTCGTTATAGCCAGCGCCAGCCTCTGAGCTTAGTAGAAGCCAAGGCCCTCGTCGCGATCGCCTGTCACTTAGCTCGTCGTCTCACTGTAGTAATTCGTCAGCTATTGTTAGCCCATCGGCAACTCACAGAGAAGCAGCTTTCGGTAGAGCATCACTTCCGCCTGTATGACTACCTTGAACGCTTCCGCGCTCACTTCCGCGCCCGAATGAACCCACGACGAGCTGGAGTTTTGGCCTACAGCTCCGACGAGAAATTGAACGAATTAGCGCTGAGTCTGCTAGGCAAATTACTATTTTGTACGGGCACCTTTGGCATGCAACGGTTTTGGATCAGTTTGTTTGATGGAGAGGTAGAATGACGATTCAACGTCAGTACAGCTTGCCCAACTGCACGCTGGTTTTAGAAGGATTAAGCGATCCGACCGCCTCCACTAATCCCACTGAGTTGCGGCCTTTAATGTCGATTTTGATTAATGCCGAG
This region of Trichocoleus desertorum NBK24 genomic DNA includes:
- a CDS encoding DUF3038 domain-containing protein, translated to MPSTSLSAPSAPLFLENLPDPDLSAGVCPRRARLEIDLMLLAIEALDLGGSEAILSVAKELELQGIIKNRVALWRIRSTNPLRRYSQRQPLSLVEAKALVAIACHLARRLTVVIRQLLLAHRQLTEKQLSVEHHFRLYDYLERFRAHFRARMNPRRAGVLAYSSDEKLNELALSLLGKLLFCTGTFGMQRFWISLFDGEVE